In Pangasianodon hypophthalmus isolate fPanHyp1 chromosome 5, fPanHyp1.pri, whole genome shotgun sequence, the DNA window acttctgggacaccctgtagttagATTTTTTCATATAGctcttttaatattatattagaaTATAGAAATCCAGGTCCTTTCAGAGAGCTGTACTATTAACAAATGCATGTTTAGGCCATGCAGCTGGTCTATACTGAATGCTTTTATTTCAGTATATGCTGTTTAATATCCTGGGATTTTCTATTATAATATGGACTGCAGAATTCAGTAACTAATACACTGAGTAAAATAAAACTAGCCTGTAAAGGAGAACTTGTGCTGtaaaatgatttgtttaaaCTTGAATAATCTGGACTGCATTCAGTATCGTAATAAGGTTTAGAAAGGTGCAAAGTAAGACATTTTAGAAGGATAACACTGTCAGGAGTTGCTGCAGTGGCTGCAGAAGTTCTTGCCAGGCTTGTTGTTTACTGGCCATGTGGTCTGTCTCAAGAGCCCGGGCGCAAAGCTGCTCGTTGTGCATTGCAAATAAGGCTTTTCATGTTATGGTAAATATTGGTACATCCTTTGAGCTGTATGGGAAACGACTTAAGAGAACTTTATAATTGTGCACGTGTTGTTTCCCCCTTTTCTCCGTCTGTATTTTCAAGCTCGGCTGATCCAGTTGAATGCGCCCTCGCTTCTGTGTTTAAATGGCAATGAGAGCGCTATTAGGAGGAGGCACGTGTCCTAATGAGGTCTTTTTCAAGCCGCTGAATGGACAGAAGCACCCCGCTGCGAGCCCTGCGAGCCCTCAAGCTATTTAATCCCTCCTGGATGGGCTTAGTGTCAGGAGAGGCCAGTCTGAGGACAGAGCCCTAGTGCGCTACCGTCGCGCTCTCGAGTGCCCGTAAGCGTATAAAAGCAACAGGTCGATGTAAGACACGCACTCAGTCACAAGTCACTCTGGTAACCGCTCAGACTTTCTAATAAAGCAGTGATGGAGGACATGCTGTTTGACTTTGACCAAGATGCAACCACAGATTTCGCCTTCTGGGGCCAAATGGACCCCAACTTTCAGTTTCAGTCCCAGCTCGACTCGCTGCTGTTCGATGGCGCGGCCCTGACAGGTGAACTGTCTCCGTGGTCCTCCTTCGGGTGTCAGTCCGTGTTCCCCGACGCGCAGCTCGCTTTCCCGGAGCTGGAGTCTCGCTCCCCGCAGGCTGAGGCGGACAGCAGCGCTGCAGAGGCGGAGCAAGAGGCGCAGAAGCGGGGGAAGCTCAGGCCTCGCCGCCTCGCCTccagccatcacacacaccatcagcatcagcatcatcaccagcaccagcatcagcatcagcaccagcatcagcatcagcaccACCCGTACCGCGTCCAGCGCCACGCCGCCAACATCCGCGAGCGCAAGCGCATGCTCAGTATCAACTCTGCGTTTGAGGAGCTGCGCTGTCACGTGCCCACGTTCCCTTACGAGAAGCGACTGTCCAAGATCGACACCCTGAGGCTGGCCATCGCCTACATCGCCCTGCTCAGAGAGATCCTCGTGTCCGGCTGCGACCCCAAGGCCTATGTAGACGAGTGCATGAAGAATGGCTACAAAAATCAGACCAACGCCATCTGGAACACGAGTGGTGAGGCTTGATCCTGCGTGGTTCCAATTCATACTTATAATTCATACCCACTaatttctcattctcattctatAACATCATTCTGATACACTTTGAATGAtagttaatttttaatttaaaggatTAGATCAATGTTTTCATAAATGTGTCATAAATGCGATTAACGTTTTAATCTTTTACAAGATTCAAAGATTTTACACTCATGAAGATCACAGGATTATAAGTACATATTATTCTTATGACAGAATTAGTACAAGTGCAGTTTAGTAGAAGTTTGgttttacttatttaataaGCTGAGGGATCAGTGATCAACCCCGGACTTTTTGCTGTGTTGCAGCTGAACAAGGTTAACACTGGTTCAGATTACAGCAGCTAACACATGATGTCCACTTCTTAGGAACTGTCTGGTCCAGCCCACTATATCTGCACTTTACTTTGAAATATAATCCTTCgaatcatattattttttgcattaatgtgggAATCAATTTAACATTTCATGCTTGTATCATGTTTCCACAAGTCATAAGTCATaagatatgaaaaatgtacattttagtccCACACCATTCACTCAGCCCTATtccctgaacacattcacccctaggAAATATACTGAACATCCTACAAGTCACAGTAAGGCAATCTCTACTGTGGataataattgttttaataGCAATAcatgtgtaagaaaaaaataactttttaataaacatgattatttaaatacaaaatactttCCTTAATAGCACATGCGAGAAGTGTCAGGTGCAcaggagtgaatgagtgtgaaaatGGAATGTGACATTTCAtattacacattaaaataatatttaaaatgatttgtatGCATTAATATTGTTATTTGTATGTAAAAATGATTAGCAGAATTGAAACATTTccttttgcttcatttttagTAAAGatcatttttagttttaaaattattttggcTCAAAATTGCTGTTTACTGAATGTCGGATTCTTACTTTATTTAATGAGCCGTTTAGTGAAGGACATGACACACCCACGGGAAATCATGGCAAGCATGAGCTATACTATCTCCActtaattcttttttcttaaaagtgCATAAGCAAATATCTGGGAGCTGATTTGATTCTAAATAAGGCTTCATCACTTAAACATTGTCAAACAGTCCtatttattgttcattatttaaagtatatttgttttttattcccaTCTGTCTAATTTTTTGGCTTTTGTGCTCAGAAGCTTTGTAACACAAGTACTCTATCTGAGCTCAGTATGCAGCCTGTGTACTTTACTTAACCACATCTCAGTGCACCCTCTCATCGAGGGgaacattttaatgaataacTGGCTCCTATTGTTAGTCCTGGCTTTAACAAGCCTGTGAGTGTTTCATTGGTCATTAAAATGTATCTAAAGGCTTACATTTGTCCTGCTTTTGTCTCCTTCACCTCCAGATCTGACAGCTCGTCTTTCTTGGATAAAGTGGGATTAGTTTGCGGGACAGACTCGCACGGCTCGGAGGAGAGGTCCTGCTTCCCCCCACCTCACTGGCAGCTTGGCATCATGGCACACTGACATCTGCACATTTCTCACCATGTCACACGTCTGCACTTGGCACCCGGGATGCTTTTTATATTCTAATTTGTTGTGGGCAGAGAATGAGACTCAGTGTTTTGCTGTGCCACTCCAGTTGTGTGTTAACGATGAATGAGACCAGGTTTAAACCTTGGCAGGGCAAAGACACTTGTCTCTGTGGGAGATAAGAGGACTGCTAAGAATCTTGGGGCGCCTGTTTAAGTGTTTTGTATGCGTTTCAATATGGTCGCAAGCTGAAGGCTGAGAATTTGCAGCATGCCCATTGAGCACATTTACATGAAAGAGTAGTATTGTTTTGCACTGATTACACTGAATTGAAAAttctaactataaactgttttaaaaaaaacttgctgtaactttaaacaatatttatatatttatgacccttacaattatttattaaaactatcttatttatttgctgtctatttttctttgtaagtgtgttcttcaaaatatttttcttttttaaatctgattttgtTCAAACCTTAATACCTCTTCCACTATTTCCCATTAAATATCTTAACAGATGCACATCTCAGTGGATGAATTTATTTCTCCGTCATTTCAAGTGATTGCAAATAAAATAGCTgagcatgtttttattattatttcccttTATAAATCCAAATCATTTTTTAAGgtttaatggaaaaataattaatgtacCGCTGAGGTAAATGTGCATTAGTACAGGTGCATGTGTTTGCATTGGCCCAGAAAAATCAGTTCCACTATCCACATTGAATTCACAGCTGTCCTGTGCTAGCACATTGCCATTCACTCACAAGACTGTGCATGCTTTAGCAATTTCCCTTTTAGTAAAGGCTAACTCGAGACCTCTGAGACTGCACTCGATCCCCTAACAGAAAGCTGGAGCATGAGGAGGGACAGGGTTTGGTCTctggttaacacacacacacacatttgtgcaTAATATGATGAATGCTTATGCTTCCTAGTGCGcttataaaaatgaatgcagGTGAAAAAGCTCAGTCTCAGAACACACCTGGGTTGCAGGTGAGACGTGGACTAgctctcttctctgtcctgtccTGCAGGTGTGATTTCTTAGCCGTTAATGGCCCTCGGTGGAAATAATTAAGCAGGCGCATAGAAAGGTATGGGAAGTTCATTATGGTCACAGTCAAACCTAAAGCTTTAAACCAACTGCAGCTTAACTTTACAGTTCGTCTTTGGGTTTCTCCGTCCTCTTGTGGACTCTGACAGTCCTGTCTCATGGGCTTTGCTTTGTTGTAGTGTCACCTCTTGAATGCATATCATTCTCTTGACTGCATACATTCCTGCTGTTTTACACAGCCTCTGTGTCCATGCACTTACAAAATTTTGGACGGATTGTTGAGTCTCTCAGGCCTCGTCTTGAGAGTTTGGTACTTAATTTATACGTTTGGCTGACTCCTTCCTCCAGGGCGATGTGCTTAACAGGACTTCGACTCCATCTCCGGGCGCAGCAGCAGGTGTGTGATGGCTCTCTCAGTCCTAGCCATTGATCAACCTTACATTATTCCTGCTGTGCTATTGCCATAACAGAGGCTTCAATTACACCACATAGGCAGTGTGCTTCTCCGCTTACATGTTGTGTGGCCCAGGAGGATGCTGTGTGTCAAGTGTTACACGCTGTCTGAGTGATTTACACTTCTAGGTAGAGGTAGAGCTCTGTCTCCTCATTGGAGACTCTTTCTGCTGTGTGGATCAGGGTGAT includes these proteins:
- the LOC113526168 gene encoding transcription factor 21, encoding MEDMLFDFDQDATTDFAFWGQMDPNFQFQSQLDSLLFDGAALTGELSPWSSFGCQSVFPDAQLAFPELESRSPQAEADSSAAEAEQEAQKRGKLRPRRLASSHHTHHQHQHHHQHQHQHQHQHQHQHHPYRVQRHAANIRERKRMLSINSAFEELRCHVPTFPYEKRLSKIDTLRLAIAYIALLREILVSGCDPKAYVDECMKNGYKNQTNAIWNTSDLTARLSWIKWD